From Fluviispira vulneris, a single genomic window includes:
- a CDS encoding phosphate acyltransferase, whose translation MLFQTLNQAARDNLYARAKNKTISLPEGQDERVIKASEILKKELNIKSILGNATESEKNKNSTLAIMNKIAEKKGKTLSPAMEKMAIDTTFEGGALLALGEVDAVVSGCLNSTAHVIRAALNTVGLKQNTKVITSAFLLALPKPTPGGESLVLFSDCGVIPQPSSAELSDIAFLSQEAFANWSGSTPNVSFLSFSTTGSAEHPDVQKVRDAFQLFHEKHPNIVAEGEVQFDTAVVPTVAAKKNPNGKVQGRTNVFIFPDLDSGNIGYKITQRIGGADAWGPILLGSAKPFSDLSRGASAEDIVHAAILTLALS comes from the coding sequence TTGTTATTTCAAACATTAAATCAAGCAGCAAGAGACAATTTATATGCTCGTGCGAAAAATAAAACCATATCATTACCTGAAGGACAAGATGAAAGAGTAATAAAAGCTTCTGAAATATTAAAAAAAGAATTAAATATTAAAAGTATTTTAGGAAACGCAACAGAATCTGAAAAAAACAAAAATAGCACTTTGGCTATTATGAACAAAATTGCTGAAAAAAAAGGGAAAACACTTTCACCCGCGATGGAAAAAATGGCCATCGACACAACCTTTGAAGGAGGAGCTCTGCTTGCTCTCGGTGAAGTCGATGCCGTCGTGTCTGGTTGCCTAAATTCAACCGCACACGTGATCCGCGCAGCGCTCAACACTGTCGGACTCAAACAAAATACCAAAGTTATAACGAGTGCTTTTCTTTTAGCTCTGCCTAAACCCACGCCGGGTGGAGAAAGTCTTGTTCTCTTTTCTGACTGCGGAGTGATTCCCCAACCTTCAAGTGCAGAATTATCTGACATCGCCTTTTTATCGCAAGAAGCCTTTGCAAATTGGTCAGGAAGCACACCGAACGTCTCGTTTCTCAGTTTCTCAACCACAGGCAGTGCAGAACATCCAGACGTACAAAAAGTGCGCGATGCCTTTCAGCTCTTTCATGAAAAACACCCAAATATTGTGGCAGAAGGCGAAGTACAGTTTGATACTGCAGTTGTACCTACAGTTGCTGCGAAGAAAAATCCAAACGGCAAAGTACAAGGGCGTACCAACGTTTTTATTTTTCCTGATTTAGATTCAGGTAATATTGGTTATAAAATCACTCAGAGGATTGGGGGTGCCGATGCATGGGGCCCTATATTACTTGGCTCAGCAAAACCTTTTTCTGATTTATCACGTGGCGCTTCGGCTGAAGACATCGTACATGCAGCAATTTTAACTTTAGCATTGAGTTAA
- a CDS encoding acetate/propionate family kinase has product MNILVINSGSSSLKFQIIETDQALIDVSQDKVKVKGLIDRIGTQSVAKITVTNGIEIKEAVPIRDHSAALDYIFRKITSGTLNIEGISSIADINAVGHRVVHGGEKFSSSVIVNKSVLKEIEECIDLAPLHNPANLKGIQATLSLFGEKVPHVVVFDTAFHSTIPEVNYLYALPYQYYRRYRIRKYGFHGMSHRYVSYRYRTILNLEREKLNVIVVHLGNGCSACAIKDGKSFDTSMGFTPLAGLVMGTRAGDIDASIMDFLAHKEGISLSDIDILLNKASGLLGISGLTNDMRELLDEEKEHHDRRATLAINMFTMRIKHYIGAYLTEMGGADAILFTGGIGENSAEIRRRICDNMQFLGLEIDENLNKQKCFGAEGEISTPGSKLKAWVIPTNEELMIARDTFRCVMKVPSP; this is encoded by the coding sequence ATGAATATATTAGTAATAAATAGCGGGAGCTCTTCCCTAAAGTTTCAAATCATAGAAACAGATCAAGCACTTATTGATGTCTCTCAAGATAAAGTGAAGGTAAAAGGTTTGATCGATCGAATCGGCACTCAATCTGTTGCGAAAATAACTGTCACAAACGGGATTGAAATCAAAGAAGCAGTGCCTATTCGTGATCACTCAGCAGCACTTGACTATATCTTTCGCAAAATCACGTCTGGGACTTTAAATATTGAAGGCATTTCTTCAATTGCAGATATCAATGCAGTGGGCCATCGCGTTGTGCATGGTGGAGAAAAATTTAGCAGTTCTGTTATTGTAAATAAAAGTGTTTTAAAAGAAATTGAAGAATGCATCGATCTTGCGCCTTTGCACAACCCTGCAAATTTAAAAGGTATACAAGCCACTCTCTCTTTATTTGGTGAGAAAGTTCCTCATGTTGTGGTTTTTGATACAGCTTTTCATTCTACAATTCCTGAAGTGAATTATTTATATGCATTGCCTTATCAATATTATCGTCGTTATCGCATTCGTAAATATGGTTTTCATGGAATGTCTCACCGATATGTGAGTTATCGCTATCGTACAATTTTAAATTTAGAGAGAGAAAAATTAAATGTGATCGTGGTTCATCTTGGTAATGGCTGTTCAGCGTGTGCAATTAAAGACGGCAAATCATTTGACACGTCTATGGGATTTACTCCTCTTGCAGGTCTTGTCATGGGGACAAGAGCAGGTGATATCGATGCATCTATAATGGATTTTTTGGCTCATAAAGAAGGTATATCCTTATCAGATATTGACATTCTTTTAAATAAAGCTTCAGGTTTATTGGGAATCTCAGGTTTAACGAACGACATGCGCGAATTGTTGGATGAGGAAAAAGAACATCATGATAGGAGAGCAACACTTGCTATCAATATGTTTACGATGAGAATTAAACATTATATTGGTGCCTATTTAACTGAAATGGGTGGTGCAGATGCAATTCTCTTTACCGGTGGTATTGGCGAAAACTCAGCGGAAATTCGTAGAAGAATTTGTGATAATATGCAATTTCTTGGGCTTGAAATCGATGAAAATCTGAATAAACAAAAATGTTTTGGTGCTGAGGGAGAAATTTCAACCCCAGGATCTAAATTAAAAGCTTGGGTGATACCTACCAATGAAGAATTGATGATTGCGCGCGACACTTTCCGTTGTGTTATGAAAGTTCCTTCACCATAA
- the proC gene encoding pyrroline-5-carboxylate reductase: MLNSLSGKIVVIGFGNMGKALVRGLQSRKHECEIYVCDKFPLDPLEKSPEGIDLKKITYFSYNDIVNIDNKLRLKAGDTILLCVKPQNFLEAVERWKPILLGSDTFPLVISILAGVPTQLIHKYFSNDCPVVRCMPNIASTVDCSASVLCGSKKTSMQNIEQAKHIFESVGKTWIVQEEQLDAVTGLSGSGPAYIYMIIEAMSDGGVKMGLSRQLSLELATQTVLGAAKLVQETGLHPAILRDQVTTPGGTTISAIHELEKHGLRPMLISAVVTATEKSASLAQVVEGKIVQHNS, from the coding sequence GTGTTAAATAGTCTTTCTGGAAAAATAGTTGTAATTGGTTTTGGAAATATGGGGAAAGCTCTTGTGCGTGGCTTGCAAAGTCGTAAGCATGAATGCGAAATTTATGTCTGCGATAAATTCCCATTGGATCCTTTGGAGAAATCCCCTGAAGGTATCGATTTAAAAAAAATTACTTATTTTAGTTATAATGATATTGTAAATATCGATAACAAATTACGTTTAAAAGCTGGCGATACCATTCTTCTGTGTGTAAAACCACAAAATTTCCTGGAAGCTGTTGAACGCTGGAAACCCATTTTACTTGGCTCGGATACTTTTCCGCTGGTGATTTCAATTTTAGCTGGAGTGCCAACGCAACTTATTCATAAATACTTTTCAAACGATTGTCCTGTGGTACGCTGTATGCCAAATATAGCTTCAACAGTGGATTGTTCAGCAAGTGTGCTATGTGGGAGTAAGAAAACTTCTATGCAAAATATCGAACAAGCAAAACATATCTTTGAATCTGTAGGTAAAACTTGGATTGTGCAAGAAGAGCAACTCGATGCAGTCACTGGCCTCAGTGGCAGTGGACCTGCATATATTTATATGATTATCGAAGCAATGTCTGACGGTGGAGTAAAGATGGGGCTATCCCGTCAACTTTCACTCGAGCTTGCTACCCAGACTGTGCTCGGGGCAGCTAAGCTTGTGCAAGAAACCGGTTTACATCCTGCGATACTCAGGGATCAAGTTACAACCCCTGGTGGAACGACTATCAGTGCAATTCATGAATTGGAAAAGCATGGGCTAAGACCTATGTTGATCTCCGCTGTAGTCACTGCAACTGAAAAAAGCGCTTCACTTGCACAGGTCGTTGAAGGGAAAATTGTACAACATAACTCTTAA